tcttccaagtctttcacgccacgccttccaagtcttccaagtctttcacgccacgccttccaagtcttccaaatctttcacgccacgccttccaagtcttccgtctttcacgccacgccttccaagtcttccacgccaagtctttcacgccacgccttccaagtcttccacgccaagtcttccacgccaagtcttccacgcatcacgccacgccaagtcttccacgcatcacgccacgccaagtctccgcatcactGCACCACCCGAAAGCACCCAAATCTTTATGTTCATATGTGAATATCTACAATAGATATAAAATCAAAACTGTCAATACATTagttttatcagaaaaaaaaatactaaattgattaaataatattgataacaataacaatgaTATTTAAATCCCTGTGACGTGCAAAAAAGTCACGTATCCATGGTCCAAATGGGGTCATAATTAGACGTCCAAATAATGGACTTAATTTGCACTTCGCTTAATTAGTAGTCCAGCACTGGTCTTACCAACTGACGTAATACAgacatgatctgcacgtccacaGGACGTCCAATGTGGCTGTCAACACTCCTGCCTCTTAAAATCGTTCATTTTGCCCTCatggcctgttttttttttttttaatttattttattttattctgatGTGCTTTCTGAATTCTGaggctttaaaaatacatttcctgCAGGTACTCTTCTTTTCAGTTGACAGTATTCTTATATTGTCAGTCAGTTTGACCCATACGCTTACCGCCGGTACTTTTATCCAGGCCACCTAGATGATTATGATCAAGATAGCTGAACATTTGGATGCATATACTCTTCTAAAaattcattaaaatgtattgactcggagtttgcatgttctccccgtgcctgcgtgggtcttctccgggtactccggtctcctcccacattccaaagacatgcatggcaggttaattgggcgctccgaattgtccctaggtgtgcgtgtgagtgtggatggttgttcgtctctgtgtgccctgcgattggttggcaaccagtccagggtgtcccccgcctactgcccagagccagctgagataggcgccagcagcccccgcgacccttgtgaggaataagcggtcaagaaaatggatggatggatggatgtattgactcgtttattcaattgaataattggttattttactcaaaattgggaataaatatatatgtattattctaaacaactcaattcatttgaattaattcaatcaattaatttaatgatgTACATTAAATTAACTTTTCAAGCTGTCGAACATTACTTCACGTCGGAAGCAGTTCTCTGTCACCCCGGAAGTACTTCTGTCTGTCAAACAACAAATCCGCATGGTTGTTCTCGCGATTGATATGTACAGATCAGTGGTACTAGCTAACCTAAACGGCCAACGATTGCGTCAGATCGTGTAAATATTGCGTCACTTCGTTGAACTTGGCGTTTACTAACATTAAAGCATTCGGCTTGTAAACATTAGCCGACTAGCTATTTAGCTATCGTTAGCCGTGGCTGTGATGGCAGCGTCTATTCCTCCATTGAACTGTGATCCTCCTTTAAggtgagtgtgtttttttttgtaacgtaGGACTACATGCGTTCTGAGATGGtgatatttatttcatgctcttTTATTATATGTTCTATTAAATTAGATAGAGCTGTTTGGCGCTATCGATTAAGATGAAACtcaagtcaaatttatttataaagcactttaaaacaagcattgctgtatacaaggtactgtacatgaaacagaaatcggtcatgcagaCCAGTGATTTAGACGTctctctcctccaacacacctgattcaaatgattagcTTATCCGCAAGTTCTGTAGGagtctgataatgatcctgatcaagTAGGACTGGCGTTTGAGACTTATGGTTTAGATAAAGGTAGTGCTTTGCCAATTGCCACTGTCTCATGGCATCTTGGTGCTCAGTAACTATGTTGATGTCAATTGAGAGCTTAATTTGGAAACAAGAAGTGCTTTGCTACTGCTACTGCGACACCAGGGAGCTTGGTGGATGTCAATTACAAGCATATCATATTTTTGCATCTTTTCACTTTTTGATGTCACGTTTACACTTTATAAAGCAGAATTTCAGTTAAATTTCCACTTAAAGGAATTATAACCCGTATAGTAAATGAAATTACCCTAGCGTCCTTTGTGGAAATAAACTGCACTGCAAATGTGACCAGTGTTGTTTAACTTTGTGTGTTGCATTTGATTTAGTTACAAGCAACGCAAGGCTGCCTccaggaaagaaagaagaaagcggAAACGACAAGCAATTGCCCGAACCAGAGAATGTGGTATGAAAATAACTTGTGTTGTTTTGGATATTTGATCATGCCAAACAGTCATGCCATGTATTCTGCTGTAGCTGAACAAAGTGGAGACGTTGAGCCCTCTGAGGAAGTGGCTGAAGAGGATGATGAAGATGCCAGTATTTTTGATGAAGAGAGGTGGGATACAGATCTCAGCATTGCTTTTCTTGCTTTGTCCAACAAATTCAGCACTGGCGCACACAAAAGAGACCTTGacaccacagttgctcagatgGCGTTTGAGTCACATTTCACTTTTTTCCCCAGGCAACGGCTACATGAAGAGTGGCTCGAGCGAGAGCGGCTCGCGCAAGAAGAATTCCGTCTGAGGTCTGAGAGGGAGGCGGCTGCGAGGAAACGCAGAGAGGATGACGAGGTAATGCAATCTTGATTTGCTTTCATCGCATACAATGAGATAAATGACAGCAGATACGTGCAATGCAATATAACTTTACCATAATAATATGGAGAGGTTTCCAACAGCAATCCGTGGCTGTAAATAATCTGtcaatttacattttcaaatacagtgatacctcagctcacgaacataattggttcccagaaagtgtgtgtaaggcgaaaagttcttcttccgaacatttatttcacataagaaaccattaaaatgagaataatccgttcccaggtccctataaaacataatcttctactaaataagccttaaaactacacaaaaatataccttattttatgtataataaatgtgctattgtattgtaattatagaaataaactgtactgtataataaagtcattttatttacctttgtgatggtggttcttaaggatagtagcaatggtagacttacttcattcgcgagcgtttcaccgcgtagagtgtttatggaacggttgccgttcATTcacgctttcgtgctcaccggagcggaggaggcgtgtcccttggtgaacaaggaagtggagcactttagcgagtcaacaaaaagtgagcaccgtcaactactttcacctctttcctgggactaaacagccgtggcactattttctcctattTTGAGGTACGaaagcactttcgctttttttagtggcgcgaactccattcaCTACAATGCAAATGCGCCGCcaaatcgccgtccctcgcttttggtgagaacgcagcattaggcttaacactagcctgtggtggggtctttctcggtcccataatagcaaaagtacactcaatatggtccaaaatgtcttatcaaacacaaaccgcgtccgcactcaaagaaagggggtgacgaactgggacacCATGAgcatgcgtcagcttctcgtggccgccaccatgGCGCTGTTcaaccgcgtggtttggttcgttcgccaaaaactagttcgtcagcagagactatatgctcgtgaatttaatgttcgtcaggcaaaaagttcgtgagcttaagcgttcgtcagcggagGTTGGTTTTACTGTACATATAGTTTCCTTTCTTCAAATGGTGGCCACCACATTTAATTGCTGTGCACTTATGCAAATAGATGTCTCATACTAAGTAAACAACTCCCTTTAtcccaatggaaaaaaaaaataaaaaatagcaggTGCTGCCAGTAGGTTTCTAATCAAGACCTTTTTAGTATGACATTTGACACCATGCAGATGCCACGAGATGGTggcaacgtttttttgttttttttcctttggtctGTCCATATGAAGATACTCTGCTAATGAGcaaagtgcgcatctcgaattcaaggtgcattatgggtagcggagtagtgcattgtgggtaggcgaaactaccaatacggtcattgaaaatgaattggatccgatggaataggctctgatagaaacgtttcaacggctggaaagttgctgttttttattaacatgcatagcatgtgttttactgatatcggggaagttgacttgcaagctttaaagtgtacagttaggcaaagattgtcaccactctaatctccgcttttcaaattgatagggtagttggtagcctcgtttttttccccccacgcaTGCCCAAACTTAATGCACACTTTGCTTATTTCAGAATAGTTCCTGGGCTCCAAGATGCCAGaggatggcgccaaagcaataaTTTTATATTACACATGCTTAGGCCGGGCACAAGAACAAATCATTTTCAGTGAATAATGAAGGATAGGTTGCAAAAAGGGTCTGCAAAACGGTTATTTTGTGAGTAGCAAATGACGGATATCTGGGGCAACATTATAGACACTTTTAGCAGAGAATATCTTCACATCCTTCCCTCATTTGATCTCTAAGAGAAAGGAAGAATTTTCTAATGCTGAGAAGACAGCTTTTCAAACTCTTGTTTGGCATGTTGTGATGTTTACGTTTTATTTCTGTGTCCACAGCGGAAGATAAAGGAGGAATGGGAGGCTCAGCAAAAGagagaagaagaggaaaaagagCAGAAACAGCAACAGAAGCGAGACAGAGAGGTGAACCGAGCCGTGGGAGGATAAAACCGGAGAGAAATATATCCACTTCTACTTAATCTTCATCTTCAATCTTCAGAAATGAGATTCATTTATTACAATCAAACATACGCACTACCTGCAATATACAATGTACGTGTAATGAAATTCAATGGAAGAGCAATATCGAAAAAAGTCGACAATGGCAATAATGCTCAATTTTGAGCTGTCACTGTCATTAGTTCATTGtattcttgatttatttattttttttttttttaacttgtttatCAATCTTTCCTTGACGAAGTGGCACAAGCAGCAAGCATCCTACTCCTTAACAAAGATACTGTTGCAAAAGTCCTTTACCAGCACTCGAATTGTCCCGGCGAGGACGTATCTTTTAACTTTGTGTGTTAAGTGTCTTTGTTATTGAAGTTAACAAAGTTTATCAGAATTGCTGTGACTTATCTGCCCCTGTGAATGCGGTCTTAACAAGAAGGTACAGATATGCTCCgcctatttcacattttcacctgACATCTCTTTACACCGTTTGTAGGAGGCCTTTCAGAAAATGTTGGATGAAGCAGAAAATCAGGTActgcccaagtgccttttattttgttacattaATACATGACATCCATACgacttttatgtttttgttgtgtaattATGATTCTGCGCTCCAGATGATGTTACACAGTTTTGTGTTGTTATATTGCATTTTTCGTATAATTTGGATGGTTTCTATAATTGTGATGAGTCTCAGGTAAAAAATGCAACTCTGCTCAGCGGACCATTGTTATGTCACCGTGTTGGTATTGAGCAGAGGAAACGTCCTCGAAATtcgccttgtttttttttttttttgcagctcgcTAATAACGGAGGACCATGGATGAATCCTGAGGCTCCGGTAACGGAGAAATCTGAAAATTATGGGACGGAGCGAGATGTAGCAAATTGCCCTTTCTTCCTCAAGACTGGATCCTGTCGATTTGGGGACAGGTACAGTGGCTTAGCTTTTTTTCACGACTCTATAGTAATCATGTCcacttcctttttttattttatttttttaccagtgttaatgcaaatgtatttattttaattttcactcCCCATGACTTTAGATGTTCTCGAAAGCACCTTTACCCATCGAGTAGCCCCACTCTATTGATCCGCGCTATGTTCATAACATACGGCATGGAACAGTCTCGCCGTGATGACTACGACGGCGATGCTTCTCTGGAGCACAGCGAGGAAGAGCTGCACGAGTCCTTTACTGAATTCTACCATGACGTTCTACCAGAGTTTAAGACCGTTGGAAAGGTGGTCCAGTTTAAGGTAAATTGTGTCACCACTACCGACAATTTTTGGATAGTGTTTATTGGtttgaaaataatataaacattgACCAACTTACATAATTCTTAAACCTTTATATTTTAATGCATCTTACTTAGGGCTGcatgattttggaaaaaaacctaATCGCAATTCTTCAGACCAATATTGCGATTGGATTtgcgttttttgtattttacacattaaaatgcatgaaaacactACAATTGTGAGTCAGTTTAGTTTCAGACAAGTACTTTGATCAATATTTTAACAATGCAATACTATAATTTCACAATTTGATTAAAACTACGAGGAGGAAGACGTCCTCTTCTGGTGAATATGCTAAGGGGGGAGCTTTGATCTACATTATGCTTCTAGACCAAATAATTTGCCAATAAAAACTATACATTGAGGCTCAGGTTTGGTATGATTATAATACAGATAGATATCCAGAATATTAACAAAATACAGACAGAATTTAGGGGAATAATTTCCTTGACAATATAACGGGTTATTATAGCCCTTTATTGTAATTTCTTTGTGCCtatgagaacttttttttttttttaaagtgtaactAACGTGAATGTTGCTGTTAGTGATGTTAGCTTAGCACGCCCGCTACTTCGTCAGTCTTTTTTTAACCTGCTTTACAGGCTTCATACTGAAGtcggtggttgttttttttttttaagtgttgatATAAGTTGGTCTTGTTGCCTCTAGATCTGGCTACTCGCTGATAGCACATTTTGTATCTGGAGCTTTTCTTTTGGTCCACGTCATGTTTGTCGAATCCGAAATGCGTCCAAATAACCTTTATTTGGTACAAGTTGCTCTCTCTCCCCTCCTTTGTAGCGGCAGAAGTCCCTTCTTCCCTGAAATCCACTTTGGTGCACGGCAATCACAGCAAGCCTCGAGGTGCACTCGTTATGGTTGCACTGTACATACAGAATGAAGGCACCGGAGCGCAGACTAACGCCAACAACGCTGATTGGCCAGCGCCATTAAGACTCGCGCATCGGCAATTGTGGTTGACGAATACAGCTATCACTCAAACACCAAAGGGGGAAGAAAGATAAAACTATCTAAAACAGCACTGTTTTGCGATTAGGTTATTGCACTTGGTCAAACCTCAATGTCAGTTAGATTTAGATTAATCATGCAGCCCTAATCTTACTAGAATACAGTATTGGGCAAACATTTATTTCACGAGACTGGTATATAGATTCACCACATACAGTGAAATTTCAGtacttatatttttataattttgatGATTCAGTTGGCTATCTAAAAAAATTGACTCTTATAGAAACTATCAAAATCAATAGAAATTTGGTACTGtaggtgtctgtctgtcttatgAAAAGTGTTCCTTCGGTTCTGTATAGAAGTGTATGAATTATAGTAAATGCACTTTTCTACAACAATCTAATTTATTGAGGTGTACCTGTAAATGGGATTAGAACtgagccctgtggaacacctGCAAGATTCCTTCTGAGACTTTGTACAAGTAGTTAGAAATATAGGATAAATATAAGGTAACTAGGGGTCATTACAGcctagtaattattattatatcatgaATTTGATCTTCTGATGTGATCTTTGCCTTTAGGTCAGCTGCAACTATGAGTCCCACTTGCGAGGGAATGTTTACGTCCAGTTTGACACGTAAGTATCACACAAGGTCCTTTGACAATGATCGCGCGTAACAAATGAACTTGACTTTGAACAAAAGTTTGAATTTGCTGTCTTCTGACTAGTGAGGAGCAATGCAGAGAGGCCTTCATCAAATTTAACGGAAGGTGGTACGCCGGCAAGCAGCTTCACTGCGAGATATGTCCTGTGACACGGTGGAAGAATGCGATTTGTGGTGAGATGAAGTCTCAATGTGAGATTTTCAATGTTgtaaaccagtggtgtccaaactatggcccgggggccagttgcggcccgccgtccatttttcagtggcccgcggcatatgcttaaaaatggcatttgactcagttaaaataaattaaaaacaaaaatgtttggagatggtcaaaataagaagggagggtgtcgaaaacacaggtgccattaaaggttattttagtgaacttaaaactaacgaaataactaaaacaaaaattcaaaaagcaacttcactaacaaaataaaataaaaacgaaaatgctttttaaaaaacgaaaactaactgaaactacaatttatgtttgcaaaactaattaaagctaactataattatagcaaaaattccTAATTCATtttatgcatgagcctttggggatgatttaaaatgtgatttttagtgatttattttgatataaaccgaaataatgacgtttgaaagtatggcgttttttaaatattgcgcacaagtaataaaaattttacaaaatatataataaaaaaataaaactaatactgaaactaacaaagtaaactaaaactaagcatttattaaagaactaaaactaatgaaaaaataaatggactacccggaaaactaattaaaactattactattaaatacaaaacttaaaatgaaataaaaactaactaaaaataaataaatactataataataaccctactgccgtattacaaataaattggcttatatactgtatcatttttctaaatatgcaaaagcacaaataaattatttgtacaatttttaggagtaaacacaatttctcttcataacactatatggcccttgtgtccttctgattttctgtatgtggccctcaaatgaagaaGTTTGGACACTCCTGTTGTAAACTTTTCCATGGGAATTCATGAACATTTATGGAACTACAAAAGTTATTGACAAAATTGAAGGTTGACCCCTAATTGAAATATTTCCCAAATTCATCCGCTTATCAGCCTATGGAAATTTACCAGAAAGCTTCTGAAAAATTTTCAAGAAATTTTTCACCCCTGAAGGTTGACAAAACGTTTTGTTATCTCTCAGGACTGTTTGACAGAAACAGGTGCCCCAAAGGGAAACACTGCAATTTCCTACATGTATTCCGAAACCCCGGCAATGAATTCTGGGAGGCCGACCGGGACCTTCACATTTCACCGGACCGCAGCATCAAGGGGAGTCACTCGGAGAGATACTCAGAGCGAAGGGGAGACAGATCGCGGAGGAGTCACCGGAGCAGAAGCCCACCGAGATCGGAGAGGTCCTACGGCAGACGAGAAGAGGACCGACGCAGTGAGAGGAGTCGAGATAGGAGGACGTCCCAGTCCCAAAGAGACGACAGCAGACGCTCATTCGGGTCAGCACATTACGACAGGAGTCGGGACAGTTACAAAGGCAGAAGCCGCGAAAAGTCCAGGAGCAGAAGTCGAGACCGGAAAAGGAGTCGAGATCGAGACAGGAATCCGAAAAGTCGGAGTAAAAGTGGAGAGAAATACAGAAATGGAGACGCAGAAAGAAACAAACGGAGCAGAGAAAAGAGCGGACATCGCAGCCCGGGCAATGACGACGAAACCCGAAGCGTTCCCGATGAGGACCGCAAGAAACGTCGACACCACAAACACTCGAAAAAGAACAACAAGaaaagcaagaagaagaagaagcagcacaAGAAGCGGAGCTGCTCACCTGAAGCCGTGACTTCATCCCGAGAGTCAGAAGACGAGACTTTGGACAAACGCTCGGAAAAAAGTCCAAGTGGGGAAAAAGCTGAACTTCTTCAGAACAATGATGACTTGAGTGCAAGTCCAAGTGTTGATGATGCAAAGAAAAACTCGACGACACAAGTTGATGAGCCTGCACAAAGTTCTTCTTAGCGGCTTTTATAATTGAAAAtctgtaaaatgtttttgtatattGACATGAGAGTATAGGCTCCATAACCTGGCGTCAAAAACCCACACAAGTTACTATCATCGTTTTTGCATGAGAACAGCGGTTGTCACTTGCTCCAGTTGCCATCCGCAAGTATCCAAATGCCTATCGTTAACAAATAAGATAAATTCTCataatgatacaaaaaaaagctgctgATGTCAAAGGCCTTTTCATTACATGTCAATATTtccaaatgaatgtgatggaaaGTTACTGATAATGTTTGTCAGTGCTGTTGATCAACTAAACTTCTACCAACTTTTCAGGATTTCAAGTGATCAGTTGCAACTTTCAACCAGTTAATTATGGAAATTTTGTATCCGAGAAAGTCAACATTTGTTTTTCAGTTTGAAGACATTTATTGTTAAATACTGTCAAatataaatgtcaaaatgatgGTGAATACAAAAGTGGTTTCTTTTGCAGAAATGAAAAAGTGTCATTTTCTGGGAATGAATGCTGAATTTTTAGAATACACACCATGTGGTTATGTTTTTCCCACCTCAATACATACAGCATTGTCTTTCATTGGATCAAACTGAAAAATATACTTTGTTCCATAGATGTTGTAATACCAGATCCCTTTTTTGTGTCATATTAGGCATCCATAGACTTAGGAAGGTAAAACACACAGTTCTTTGGTCATATGTCAGTGTTTAAATGTAAACCAAAGCATTAATGTAAAGAAAATAGAGCTATTTCTATTTGGGTCACTTTTTTTGACTTAAGGACTGCCATTTGTccctttacaaaataaaaatgtatcaagTTTCACAAACAACACTACATATAAACATATTTTGAACTGAATTCCATATAACTGGTTTAGTTTATGGGCAGACTTGTATCAGTATTACACGATGAGATTGACATCTGCACTTCTGCTTTTCTGAAAACCGCTTGAGTTCGGGAACCCCACGTTACTCAAACGTGGATGTTCAGAACCTTCCACAACACTTATGTCAAGAATGAACCACCAACAAGTCAAAGACAAAATTAAGTGATGATTGACTGAATTAACACTGTAGAATTGATACTGAGGCTGTGTTCTTGTTGCTACATTGGTTTCGAGATGTTGCACGTTAGAAGACACGACGATGGGAGCTGCTACAGAGGAGACGCATAATTGAACCGCACTTTACACCACCACTGTCACGGGACGTTACAGGGGATTACATTTCAGAAAAATACAGCACAGACATGTTgattacatacatacagtacattacaGTACATACAAACGAGTACAACACTGACAATAAACGGGAGAGAACGATGACGTAAATTTTGTTCTGGCAACGTGAAGTCTATGTCAGCCCGATTTCTTCTAAAACACTCCGTGGGGCCTCCGCCTCCTGTGGATGGAGAAGAGACATCACATGGGCATTGTCCTTTCTTAAACTCAATGTACAGTAAATGTATAGCACTATTAATTGAGTGAGTGTCAACTTCTCGCTCATCAGTATGACACTATTAGTCATTGTTTGCAAGTGTTGCTAATAACGGCGTTTAAA
Above is a genomic segment from Festucalex cinctus isolate MCC-2025b chromosome 4, RoL_Fcin_1.0, whole genome shotgun sequence containing:
- the LOC144017281 gene encoding U2 small nuclear ribonucleoprotein auxiliary factor 35 kDa subunit-related protein 2-like; amino-acid sequence: MAASIPPLNCDPPLSYKQRKAASRKERRKRKRQAIARTRECAEQSGDVEPSEEVAEEDDEDASIFDEERQRLHEEWLERERLAQEEFRLRSEREAAARKRREDDERKIKEEWEAQQKREEEEKEQKQQQKRDREEAFQKMLDEAENQLANNGGPWMNPEAPVTEKSENYGTERDVANCPFFLKTGSCRFGDRCSRKHLYPSSSPTLLIRAMFITYGMEQSRRDDYDGDASLEHSEEELHESFTEFYHDVLPEFKTVGKVVQFKVSCNYESHLRGNVYVQFDTEEQCREAFIKFNGRWYAGKQLHCEICPVTRWKNAICGLFDRNRCPKGKHCNFLHVFRNPGNEFWEADRDLHISPDRSIKGSHSERYSERRGDRSRRSHRSRSPPRSERSYGRREEDRRSERSRDRRTSQSQRDDSRRSFGSAHYDRSRDSYKGRSREKSRSRSRDRKRSRDRDRNPKSRSKSGEKYRNGDAERNKRSREKSGHRSPGNDDETRSVPDEDRKKRRHHKHSKKNNKKSKKKKKQHKKRSCSPEAVTSSRESEDETLDKRSEKSPSGEKAELLQNNDDLSASPSVDDAKKNSTTQVDEPAQSSS